The DNA region AAAAGGTACTAGAACGAATGCTGCGAATGGGACTAGTCTGACGATGTCCTGAGTGGTTCTTTTGAGTTGCAACAATTCTCTTCTAGACAACTGATAGCCCGcagaaagcttcaaaagaagcCTGAAAGAAATCTTTATCTCCAGCCACAGTAACTTCGTGCCATCTCTGTAGTGTCTTGCCTCATGTTTAATCCTAGCCCACAAGGACGGTTTCGCAGCCTTTTGGACTACAGGAACCTTATTATCCTCAGATGGCGGTTTGGTGGATGTGCTAAATTTTGAACGTATTGCAAACAGCTGCGGCGACAGTGTATGCATCTTTGGTGCATTGTAAAGGCTGaaagatgagctgcaagGGCCCAAAAGGACCCTACGTGCTGCGCCAGCTCTAATCTTAGCGATGGAAGACAACCTCAGCATCTCGGTGGTACACTATCAAATCAACTCGATCGTACTCAGATCCTGAACACTCTACGCTCAACCGAAAGTGTACAGACCTTTCTGTAAGGCATAGCGTCTGTCAACAAGTGGTTTCCATTGTCTTTTATTAAACCTCAAAGTGACTGGGCTTCCATCGGAAGGCCGACGCGGGAATGAGGAAGGTAATGCTCGAAAGGCTTGGGAGGAATTTTTAAATCACTCGTAATTGCAGAGACTGACCTGATCAAGCCGGCTAGATCGCACTTCAAGAATGTGGCTTGAGTCAAGTTCTTACGACTCCGTAGCAAACCGTACTTCTAAACCACTTTCCAGGCTCGCTATTCTCGTAGATGCCAATAGTACCACATCCTGCTTAACTATGATTGACTTATCAAGCTAGCTGACGGTTCCGTTGCCATATCTGATTTCATCGTGCAATCTCGTCGTCTGAATGCTCAGTTCAGGCGATTCGATCTCCTCAATCTTACTCTGAGCCTTGATTGCTACCACTCGCCGGAGACCCACGTCAAACAAGCCTTAAATGTTGTTTGCAGGTAGTCAGTTGAAAGTGGACGTAAGCTGTGGTTGGAACAATCAAAGCAGCCGGTGTTGACCTGAAGCAAGGTTTCATGTATCTGGACCATTACAGCAACGAAATATCTGTGATGGACTCTTGAGAATTCGCCAGTCCGTATTTAGCCGCCGATCTTGAAAGTACTGCTATCAATGTTATGATTATTGAGCAAAGCCATAGTGCTGCATATCGAGCTCGCAGTATGTGCTAGCGTTCTCAGGGGCGAAAGCTATGCTTGTCACATCATTTCGATACCGTCTAAGATTTACAGTTGTTTTGCCTTGTCATTGCACGAATAGTCCCTTAATTCGACACAATttatatatatatatatacatTTGAATGTTCAAATTTCATGATTGCTTTGGATTAGGCTTCAGCGACTCAGTAGCCGCCTCTGCTTCTATTGCTGTTCGACTTCAGTAAGGTCTTGAAACCGTTGCATAACTGAATGACGCTAGGGTAATTGTAAttaacgaggaagaagcctGTGTGCGTCAGCTTCACGTTCCAAGTGTAAAGCTTGCTTTGTGCATTTAGTTTGAACATCAGGTAGAACCAGCCAGGGTTGCTATAGTTAAAACAGAAATAATAAACCGATCTGTTCGGGTTGACCTTAGAGTAATCCTCAACGAACTTTATcacttccttcttgttccCACGTTTGAACTTTTCATTGGAGGTGATCTCGTTCAGCAGTCTCACTTTGTTTTGTAAGTACTCGACGATGATCTGATCTAGATCGTGATATCTTTGGTTTTCAACAACTAGCACTCTCCCCAGAGCCAGGGGATTCTCCTTTTCAAGCTCCTGGATATCGATATGCTGAAATAAATCTTTATCCAGCTTCCATGTGATGACCAAATGGTCATCACCTCGACTGGATTGTCTGATGACGAAATCACCACGTTCTTTACTTCTTAGATAGTCCTCGGCCTGCTTGCCGTTGAACGGAACGTAGTAAGGATGGTTGATCACACGATGAGTTCTCTTGGCACGAGCCTCTGCCATTgttatcttcttctcttcctcggaGTCTTCGAGCTCCTGCTTTAGATCCCAGATTGAGGGATCTTTGCTGTAATTGACTGGGACGAATTGGTGCTTCACATCATGCTCCAGCAAGGATACTTCCGCGGTAATATTCTCGTagtcgatgaagacaaCCTTGGAAGGATAGGTCTTACCTATCTCGTAAATGTCTCCGGGGGGGCGTTTATACTGTGCTCCTGCGTGACGTTGTGCATTAACAATGCATTCCACAAGCGAGTTCGTGACACAAATGACATCGTTGTGTCTGAACCTCTCGACCCTGACAGGTACAATGGCAcccttgaagaaagttttCTCGTTTTCTCCAGTAAGACTTTGGAAAATCTCTTCTCCATGCAGAGGGTGGAAATCATTCctcaattcttcaaatccatcTAAAAGCTCCAAAACTATCGTATTCAAGTTATTCAGCTTTCTTTGTCCAGTATTcttctcaagctcttccGCGTATGATTCCAAGTTCAATGATTCCAACTTCGATCTGCGGTCGGGATCCTCTCGTAGGATTTCGATAAATTCGCTCATTGTTCCTTGCTCTTCcttttctgcaattgcaTCAGGATCGTATTCAAGAgcatcagcagcaaccTTGGTAGCCAGATGATAGTCTTCAGGGTGGATTCTAGTACTATCCAGCTGATCATGCTCCAGATCCTCGTACTTTTGCCTCTTTTCATTCCACGAAATATACAAGAAACCAGCCGCATTCATGAAGATCGTTTTGTGTAGAATATTGTGAGTGATTAACTGCTGGCGAGCCAGTAGCGGTTCGTTTaatctttgcaaagattcAAGGAAGTCGATAGCTTTACGCTTACCAAACCCTGAaatgaatttcaagcagCGAGCGTAATAAGGGTTATCCGTAGCCCTGTTGACCTCGACGCCAACTAGATTAACGATATCAACGAAAGCTGTTTCCAgtgctttcaagaacttctctCTTGGCAACAAAGTCTGATGCGGATGAACTGCCAATGAACCCAACTCTTCGGCAGAAAGATTAGCGTACTCGTTTAGAGGCGAGTGCATATAGCGTCCAAGTGCGATACAATATTTCACAAGAGGTGGCTTGTTTGGAAATTCTTGACTTGCTCGTTCAGAGTTCTGATAGCGAACCGCAACCTCATCCTCAACGTAAATTATTGGAATTGCGTGTCCTCTGCTATCAACCACTTGCTTCTTATGGATAATTTCCTGTAATCTCTTATAGAATTTTTGGGTTTTTGGATTAGGCCCGTTAATTCCTAGGGCATTTGGCTGACAGCTTTGAATGATTTCGTCTAGCGTatcttcaaacttttcGGGGTTTGATCTGTCGAATGGATTGTCAACAATCTTATAGTCCCTAACGTATTCGCCCTTGCGGTTTAAGAAGACTGCAATTATGGCATCAGCTCCAAATCTACCCTGACCACAGGTCAATGTCAaaacttttggaacttTTGGATCTTTGCTGTTTGGAATGAATGGAGCCTGATCAAGCTTCGTCATAAATTTATGTCTGATAGTCTTTGCCACCAGCTTCTCACAAGTCTTGGATAAATCGTCTTTTATCTCACGAGAGATATCTGAGAAAATTTGATCCATTGCTCGATTAAAGGTTGATTTACGGAAGTTATTCCATTCTGTTGCCAGCTGAGATGTATTAGTGGTCTCCAAGGCTATTTGAAACATGTGATCCACGTATTGAGACTGTGACGACATGTGTAACCTCACGTTAAGAAGATTCAAAGATTCAGCCTCCAGCATACGCAAAAACACGTCCGGGTCTCTTCTGAAATGTTGGGGGGTTCTGTTAATAGCATACTTGATATCCTCATATACTGAACCCTTTTGAATCTCTCTTTTCCCCTTTGATGTCAATACCACATCTGCTAAGTAATATTTGTAAAAATCTGACCTGACTTTTTCTCTGACCTTAGTATTCTTCGCTATTTCAAGCGCATAGTACTTCTTCACCGTGTCAAGCGCCAGATCGGTATTGGAAGTAAATACCTGCAGATCGGCGCTATTGGCACTCAATATACTTTTAATAACTTCATGTGGGGTCAAATCTGGGTGATCCACGGGGACATGTATTTGATGCTGTGAACTAATGTTCTCACCTACCTGCTCGGCACTAATACCAATATCACTAATAGCTTGGTAAAGAGCACTTGACTTGAACTTCTCATAACtggaatttttcaagtGCTTCCTACCTGAATTCCTTGCCACAAAGTCGTTAATATCATGCGCATATTTGAACTCAACGAAGTTGTAAATATCTTGCAGAGAATTCAATTCGGCTGTGGAACCTGTCGTTtgattcttgaagtaaTCGTCCACGATCGGATCGCTTATATCCAATTCGTGGTAGAAACTCTTCACATATTCTCTTTTATAAATCAAACTGTGAAACTCAATATCCAGACTGACAATTTCCCACAAGTCATCTTCAGTTAAAACAAAGCCATCTTTGTCCCTGGAGGATATGTAGTTACGACGATAAGCATAGATGAAAGGTACTTCCAAGTTTTCTTGTGAAATGAATTTTATAGCATTACCAATACATTCCTTGAATTCTGTCAAATCGTAGGATGGATCGAAGTTCTTCTCAACAGATATCTTGTCGCTTATCCAGTTCTTCTCTAAGTCCTGGTCTTCAGCGGTAAGTTCATTATAATTTGATAGACCTGCTCTCAACTCCTGATATCTCTCTGGAATGTCAGCCCTTCTAATAACCATATCCTCATCAGTCATCAGGTTTCGCTTTaaatcttgaagatcatagatatcttgaagtgttattttcttctttccaGTCCTGGCGTCATCCCTATCTTCTCCCTCGTCATCTGGGACAACTTCATTCGCGGTACCTTGATCGagctcttcattttctATCTCCAAGGCCCAGTCGTAGTCGTGTCCATCACCAAAGATATCGTACATTTCATCTATCTTGTCCGAAGACAATCCTGTCACCTGAACCGGCTGCTTCATTCTGTGTTCTCGAAGCAGCTTTCTTTCCTGAATTCTTTGCTGccttgtttcttcatcttcgtctGAAAactcatcttcctcaatgaAGTCATCTAGTTCATCCATCACAGCACCTTTACTTGCTCTGTGGTCTCTCCCGTCATCCAAGGCTTCGCCTTCAAGATGGCGATCGCGAGCTCCTCTTTCGTTATTCGCCATgccttcatcttcttcttcttcatccgaGAAAAAGTCTTCTAGTTTGGAATTTGAATCCCCTCTTGATGGCGCCGTACCACTGGATTCTTCATtatgagcttcttcgtcgccCGCTCTTTTCAATCGCTTCAACTTCCCAGCGATCGGTGTTATTGTACTTCGTTTGACGCCCGCATTTTCCATAAGCAGGTCGAGATCATCCTCAGAGAGTctatcctcttcttcttcctctctGGCCCTTCTCTTGTGCtttttcctcctcttcgACGCAGTACCTTCCAGGgtttcatcctcttcatcgtcaacAATAAACCCttccttgatcttcttcgcttcttcctcatcctcttctaaatcttcatcttcctcagaCGAATCAAACACATCCTCgccttcctcttcgtcgcTAGGCGGTTTGTCATCGATGATTCCATTGGATATcaactcttcatctctCACAGCTGCCCCCTCCCTGGCATCATTTGTAGGGTCGGACATCAAAACCAGTTTGCCGAAATGCTACTACAACAGGCCAGTAAAACGCTACTGAATACGCTCTTTGTATCACCACGACTGTTATTAAAGTATTGTTCATCATCCACTAAGGTGACGACGTCTGAACttttttcagtttcttcgTTCATGACGATATCTTATTCCATACTTATGAGACCAGATTATCAACTAGTTTGAACCGGTAATACTTACAAAGACGTTTAGATAGGCCCTCTTTTAGCGGTTCTATGCTATCTGTAGATTAAATTTTTTATAAACCTAGCCATTACATTATCATTATTGAAACTTCTCGGCTGGCATCAAATTGGAGTCCATGTTACCGGCTTGTTCTTGTAATTTTGAGCTCTCCAGGATGTTCGTCTCTATGTTtctttcatcctcctctGCCTTTTCAGTGCAGCAGCATTTAGGCTCCGCAGCAACAGGAGGGCAGCAACCTTTTTCGTTTTGATCTTTATCTTGAATTCGAGTACCTTGATCATCGGAAGTCACCGTAGCTACCTCTGCATCTGCCCATTCATGTCTGCCGCATTGGCAATCTCCGGTACCTGGACACGTGGTCGTCTTCTTAATCTCTCTTTGTATGTcccatcttttcaacatGCATATCTTGCATCTATTAAAGAAGACTTCAGCAAATGTCAAACCTGTGATAACCGCGAAGACATAGGTCAGGACGAATGACATGGCTGCAAGCATGAGCATATAGATTATCATCGTTGCTGTGAAAGTCAATAATGCTCTAATGAGGTCGTGGAACAAATCGATCAGCGACGGACTGAATACGTCAAACATGAAGTTTGGGATCTTGGGAAGAGTTTGCACGTCGAAACCAGCATCAGCATAGTAGTCCTTACCACCGGATTCCCGTACATTATTTGTCTCCTTCGCAACTTGTAAAGTACTGTATTTGTTGGTCTTATTCCACCTCTTGAACCAATGCACTTCCAAGCACCAGCTCACAAACAGTAGGAACTTGTACACAAATGCGGCCACCACTATCAGCAAGAAAATACCAAATGCCTTGCCTCTTGTGTCGGCAGACAAgtgctgaaagagaacGGGATAATGCCTATAAGTTGGAGTCAGATAGTAATTCATACCCATATCCATTCCGGACATAGAACCCGAGCCACTCGCAGATGTACTGCTAGCCATTGGCATCGAACTTGTCATGCTAGGCATGCTAGTCGTTGAACCCATATCCATATTCATTTTTCTCTAGCTTCACTCTGAACATTTAACAGCTCCAGATCTCTTTAGTGTCCGATATCGCACCCTCTTATATACCAGTGACAACTCGTCGTTCATCGCTCATTAAGCGCATCTAGGCGTGCATTTTCTCGATTTTTGCTCAACTTCTCGAGCATTTCAGCTTTGTGAAGCCTTTCGGTATAGGTCACGTGCTCACCGCTTGAACTGGCTACTGAACAGCGGTTGTCACCTGAAAGGAGGTCTAACGGTTGCGGATCCTTGTCTCCGGCTCTCTTGGGTTGAGGTGGTCCTTGCATTTGCAAGAGTTTGGTTCCTTGACTGCGACGGGACACGAATTGCATTTCCCTGCGTCCGGGCAGACTTGAACGGCGATGAGTTTGTGAGCACTCGAGTAGCACCACCACCTAGAGATAACCTGCTCCTCTTTTGCATTCCAGTGCTAAAATTGGGATCCTGATTTGCTGCAGCGTCGGAAGTCGACGATATGCTGTTTCTTATCGTATGCAGTATGGATTTTCGCCGCAGTCTGCTGGAATGACGGGATTCGGATTTGCTTACCCCTCTCTGATGAGGCCTTGAGAACTCCATCGTCGGATTGGAGACGAAGGACGCCTCACTGTTGGCTAcctcgtcttcttcatcatcatccaaTCTCTGCGTTGCGATCAATCTTCGTTGATTGGGTCTGCGTATCTGAGTAGCGGGATGAGCAGGTCGTACAAATTGTGTATTCTTGGTATTGTCTTCGGATGGCTTCTTGTCTTGGTTTTTaagctgctcaagctgTTCCAGTAGCAGATCTTTCTCTGCCGCCAGAGATTCCAGGCGCTCCAACACATTCAACTCTCCTGCAATGTCATGCGACACATACGGGAAGTCGACACACCACGAATTGCACATTAAGCCGTAGAGTAAGGCGCCAAGAGACTCGTTGAAGTCAACAAGACTCTCATGAATGAAATTGAGCTGCGTGAAATTGGCATCCAAAGTACTCAGAGAATCGGTGAATTCCCGCACCTGAGGCAAAATATACGCCTTGAGcatatcttcttcttcttcgctggTTCCACTGATGGCTATTGAGCGGTTACCCCCGCCTATCGAACCATGGCCATTGTCATTAATGCCAACTAATGATGATCTTCGCGATCCGGAGTTACTTGCAATGGAGAGCCTGTATTCAGTGGCAGACCTTTTACCACTAATCTTTGGTTTATCCTGGCTCATAGATATCCCAGATCGGCAGAAAGCGTTCTCTCTGCCGCCCACCACCACTTTGTTTATCGACGGTTAGTCCAGTCCATTATCGGTTAATCATGATAGCGCgatgatctcttcgtcattCGTGATATCAAATATAGCTAAGGTTTAAAATGGGCTATTTACAAGTTAAAATGCCACTGCTACTATCAGTTAGGTCGGCTGGTTGATCTACATGTTCCTCTGTGCATGCTCCaacttttctttctttaAAAC from Torulaspora globosa chromosome 3, complete sequence includes:
- the SPT6 gene encoding chromatin-remodeling histone chaperone SPT6 (ancestral locus Anc_3.460): MSDPTNDAREGAAVRDEELISNGIIDDKPPSDEEEGEDVFDSSEEDEDLEEDEEEAKKIKEGFIVDDEEDETLEGTASKRRKKHKRRAREEEEEDRLSEDDLDLLMENAGVKRSTITPIAGKLKRLKRAGDEEAHNEESSGTAPSRGDSNSKLEDFFSDEEEEDEGMANNERGARDRHLEGEALDDGRDHRASKGAVMDELDDFIEEDEFSDEDEETRQQRIQERKLLREHRMKQPVQVTGLSSDKIDEMYDIFGDGHDYDWALEIENEELDQGTANEVVPDDEGEDRDDARTGKKKITLQDIYDLQDLKRNLMTDEDMVIRRADIPERYQELRAGLSNYNELTAEDQDLEKNWISDKISVEKNFDPSYDLTEFKECIGNAIKFISQENLEVPFIYAYRRNYISSRDKDGFVLTEDDLWEIVSLDIEFHSLIYKREYVKSFYHELDISDPIVDDYFKNQTTGSTAELNSLQDIYNFVEFKYAHDINDFVARNSGRKHLKNSSYEKFKSSALYQAISDIGISAEQVGENISSQHQIHVPVDHPDLTPHEVIKSILSANSADLQVFTSNTDLALDTVKKYYALEIAKNTKVREKVRSDFYKYYLADVVLTSKGKREIQKGSVYEDIKYAINRTPQHFRRDPDVFLRMLEAESLNLLNVRLHMSSQSQYVDHMFQIALETTNTSQLATEWNNFRKSTFNRAMDQIFSDISREIKDDLSKTCEKLVAKTIRHKFMTKLDQAPFIPNSKDPKVPKVLTLTCGQGRFGADAIIAVFLNRKGEYVRDYKIVDNPFDRSNPEKFEDTLDEIIQSCQPNALGINGPNPKTQKFYKRLQEIIHKKQVVDSRGHAIPIIYVEDEVAVRYQNSERASQEFPNKPPLVKYCIALGRYMHSPLNEYANLSAEELGSLAVHPHQTLLPREKFLKALETAFVDIVNLVGVEVNRATDNPYYARCLKFISGFGKRKAIDFLESLQRLNEPLLARQQLITHNILHKTIFMNAAGFLYISWNEKRQKYEDLEHDQLDSTRIHPEDYHLATKVAADALEYDPDAIAEKEEQGTMSEFIEILREDPDRRSKLESLNLESYAEELEKNTGQRKLNNLNTIVLELLDGFEELRNDFHPLHGEEIFQSLTGENEKTFFKGAIVPVRVERFRHNDVICVTNSLVECIVNAQRHAGAQYKRPPGDIYEIGKTYPSKVVFIDYENITAEVSLLEHDVKHQFVPVNYSKDPSIWDLKQELEDSEEEKKITMAEARAKRTHRVINHPYYVPFNGKQAEDYLRSKERGDFVIRQSSRGDDHLVITWKLDKDLFQHIDIQELEKENPLALGRVLVVENQRYHDLDQIIVEYLQNKVRLLNEITSNEKFKRGNKKEVIKFVEDYSKVNPNRSVYYFCFNYSNPGWFYLMFKLNAQSKLYTWNVKLTHTGFFLVNYNYPSVIQLCNGFKTLLKSNSNRSRGGY
- the CTR1 gene encoding high-affinity Cu transporter CTR1 (ancestral locus Anc_3.459), with product MNMDMGSTTSMPSMTSSMPMASSTSASGSGSMSGMDMGMNYYLTPTYRHYPVLFQHLSADTRGKAFGIFLLIVVAAFVYKFLLFVSWCLEVHWFKRWNKTNKYSTLQVAKETNNVRESGGKDYYADAGFDVQTLPKIPNFMFDVFSPSLIDLFHDLIRALLTFTATMIIYMLMLAAMSFVLTYVFAVITGLTFAEVFFNRCKICMLKRWDIQREIKKTTTCPGTGDCQCGRHEWADAEVATVTSDDQGTRIQDKDQNEKGCCPPVAAEPKCCCTEKAEEDERNIETNILESSKLQEQAGNMDSNLMPAEKFQ
- the DAM1 gene encoding Dam1p (ancestral locus Anc_3.458) yields the protein MSQDKPKISGKRSATEYRLSIASNSGSRRSSLVGINDNGHGSIGGGNRSIAISGTSEEEEDMLKAYILPQVREFTDSLSTLDANFTQLNFIHESLVDFNESLGALLYGLMCNSWCVDFPYVSHDIAGELNVLERLESLAAEKDLLLEQLEQLKNQDKKPSEDNTKNTQFVRPAHPATQIRRPNQRRLIATQRLDDDEEDEVANSEASFVSNPTMEFSRPHQRGVSKSESRHSSRLRRKSILHTIRNSISSTSDAAANQDPNFSTGMQKRSRLSLGGGATRVLTNSSPFKSARTQGNAIRVPSQSRNQTLANARTTSTQESRRQGSATVRPPFR